One bacterium DNA window includes the following coding sequences:
- a CDS encoding SDR family NAD(P)-dependent oxidoreductase: MKVPLTELKGKKVFITGGLGFIGSNIAQQLVALGARVTIYDACLDPYGWNDANIAEIAEDVEVIRGDVRDYDRLAPLIKQQEVIFHMAAQVGREISMSDPQLDTDINCTGTLNLCRAIEKTNRDVKVVYAGSRGQIGEPVYLPVDEDHPTLPTDIYGINKLAAEKYLLLYGKVYGFDAVSLRLNNVFGPRCQMRHCFYGILNWFIRNAMENKPITVYGDGLQTRDYIYVDDVVRAFLAAAVTPAANGNIYMIGTGVETKFLEMVKQVIKAVGQGSYVHVPFPPQRESIDIRKFVVTCRRMIEDTGWRPQVDLADGVEKTVQFYCRRHEEYFAPITR, encoded by the coding sequence CGTTGGGTGCAAGGGTGACTATCTATGACGCCTGTCTGGATCCCTATGGGTGGAATGACGCCAATATCGCCGAGATCGCTGAGGACGTGGAGGTCATTCGCGGCGACGTCCGTGATTATGACAGGCTGGCGCCTCTGATCAAACAGCAGGAGGTGATTTTTCACATGGCAGCGCAGGTGGGACGGGAAATTTCCATGAGCGATCCGCAGTTGGACACAGACATCAACTGCACCGGCACTCTCAATCTGTGCCGAGCCATTGAAAAAACCAATCGCGATGTCAAAGTGGTCTATGCCGGCAGCCGGGGCCAGATCGGTGAACCGGTCTATCTGCCGGTGGACGAGGATCATCCCACTCTGCCTACGGACATCTATGGCATCAACAAGCTGGCGGCGGAGAAGTATCTGCTCCTGTACGGCAAAGTGTACGGCTTTGACGCCGTATCACTGCGTCTCAACAACGTGTTTGGACCGCGCTGTCAGATGCGGCACTGCTTTTACGGCATTCTCAACTGGTTCATCCGCAACGCCATGGAAAACAAGCCGATCACAGTGTACGGAGACGGCCTGCAGACAAGGGATTACATCTATGTCGACGATGTAGTGCGGGCATTTCTAGCTGCAGCGGTGACGCCTGCGGCCAACGGAAATATCTACATGATCGGCACAGGGGTGGAAACAAAATTCCTGGAAATGGTGAAACAGGTCATCAAGGCCGTGGGACAGGGCAGCTATGTTCACGTGCCGTTTCCGCCGCAACGGGAGAGCATCGACATCCGCAAGTTCGTCGTCACCTGCCGGCGCATGATCGAGGATACTGGCTGGCGGCCGCAGGTTGATCTGGCGGATGGCGTGGAGAAAACCGTGCAGTTCTACTGCCGGCGTCATGAAGAGTACTTTGCCCCGATAACCCGATGA
- a CDS encoding alpha/beta hydrolase: MTVAQDKSKTILYFHGGGYVIGSAQGHRPHAAGVVNASGVSALVFDYRLAPEHPHPAAQDDSLAAYHHLLQQGTESQHIVFMGDSAGGGLCLATLLALRDRHMPLPAAAVALSPWTDLKCTARAGAETVKSILKIITFLYIYNIKISFL; encoded by the coding sequence ATGACCGTTGCCCAGGACAAGAGCAAGACCATTCTCTATTTTCACGGCGGCGGCTATGTCATTGGCTCTGCTCAGGGCCATCGTCCCCATGCGGCCGGAGTGGTCAACGCCAGCGGCGTTTCCGCTCTGGTATTCGATTACCGTCTGGCGCCCGAGCACCCGCACCCGGCTGCGCAGGATGACAGCCTCGCCGCCTATCACCACTTGTTGCAGCAAGGCACAGAATCGCAGCACATCGTCTTCATGGGCGATTCGGCCGGAGGCGGTCTCTGTCTGGCCACCCTGCTGGCGCTCAGAGACCGGCACATGCCCCTTCCCGCCGCCGCCGTGGCGCTCTCGCCATGGACCGATTTAAAATGCACAGCGCGAGCCGGCGCTGAGACCGTAAAAAGCATTTTGAAAATAATCACATTTTTGTATATTTATAATATCAAAATTTCCTTTTTGTAA